A genomic stretch from Plasmodium cynomolgi strain B DNA, chromosome 8, whole genome shotgun sequence includes:
- a CDS encoding hypothetical protein (putative) yields MMNLPEEEIIKGHNDESGFERRHKKYVKENCRNDYFEFDQKKSIEDYFLEKDIDVFNVHINKDSSLDDVLTNIYIYIEKNIKFDNFLPSVEEILKEKLQKEEKELSLEKEKLLKKENELIGEEINKNEELIKAEKKRQELLLEHQQQYFHNQSIPLRFYLIKNILPILTDALIHICRTKPKNPCLHIAQYLLENAHKYNVEEAALDVLRSEELGADGAGVHR; encoded by the coding sequence ATGATGAATCTaccagaagaagaaataataaaaggaCACAACGATGAAAGTGGATTCGAAAGaagacacaaaaaatatgttaaagaAAACTGCAGAAATGATTACTTCGAATTTGATCAAAAAAAGTCAATCGAAGATTACTTCCTCGAAAAAGACATAGATGTATTTAATGTCCACATAAACAAAGACTCCTCATTAGATGATGTACTCACAAACATATACATCTACATTGAGAAAAACATcaaatttgataattttcttccaTCTGTTGAGGAGATATTGAAAGAAAAACTtcagaaagaggaaaaggagcTGTCccttgaaaaggaaaaattgctaaagaaggaaaatgaacTCATCGGGGAAGAGatcaacaaaaatgaggagttAATAAAAGCAGAGAAAAAGAGACAAGAACTTTTACTTGAACATCAACAGCAGTATTTTCATAACCAGTCTATCCCCTTGAGGTTTTAtttgattaaaaatatccttcccattttaacaGACGCATTGATACACATTTGTCGCACCAAACCGAAAAATCCATGTCTTCACATTGCGCAGTATTTGCTGGAGAATGCGCACAAGTACAACGTCGAGGAGGCTGCGCTGGATGTGCTGCGGTCGGAGGAGTTGGGAGCCGACGGAGCGGGCGTCCACCGA
- a CDS encoding ubiquitin-conjugating enzyme E2 (putative): protein VIVPRSFRLLDELERGQKGNVSEGVSFGLESADDITLSNWSCTIFGQPGTVFENRIYSLTIFCGDSYPDAPPTVKFDTKIEMSCVDGAGRVVKNNLQILKNWNRNYTIETILIALRQEMLSSVNKRLPQPNEGEMY from the exons GTAATTGTCCCACGGAGTTTCCGCCTGCTGGACGAGTTGGAGCGTGGGCAGAAGGGAAACGTTAGCGAAGGAGTGTCTTTCGGACTGGAGAGTGCCGATGATATTACTCTTTCGAATTGGTCTTGCACCATATTTGGACAACCGGGGACTGTCTTCGAGAACAGGATTTACTCGCTCACTATATTCTGTGGCGACAGCTACCCCGACGCGCCCCCCACGGTGAAGTTTGACACGAAGATAGAGATGTCCTGCGTGGACGGCGCCGGCCGG GTCGTTAAGAACAACTTgcagattttaaaaaactggAACAGGAACTACACAATAGAAACCATTTTAATCGCGCTCAGACAGGAAATGCTGTCAAGTGTCAACAAGAGGTTGCCGCAGCCCAACGAGGGAGAAATGTACTAA